One segment of Carya illinoinensis cultivar Pawnee chromosome 13, C.illinoinensisPawnee_v1, whole genome shotgun sequence DNA contains the following:
- the LOC122291897 gene encoding transcription termination factor MTEF18, mitochondrial, whose translation MPIPKSLFTILTHHFSTTRKLPNLSKIPSKYRPQAIKEAQRALTEYLHTTRNLPYTFAEHIAKNSMFSVSSLIAKLDFSRSDFFKKFQRLLRYHPVNEFEFFFESIGICYGELNAFLPANKFFFSEDGTVLNAACALSGFGFPWTRLGKLYKDDVSIFSKSSEELKTKLCGFKGYGLSNVSVIGICLTFPHVLGGEDELGDEVDALFDDLKRVFVDFDLASYVEGNVDAWYEVCRKIRVFYDLGCEKGTAGELMGRSKHVFLEYPEEVLAQTAEYFCRFGIKEDAGLLLLRHPDILKLDLETPVISVLGFLKHFGLNSSELRSIGQKYPYVLGRNKMANLPHVMKALNLHEWFFHRINSGNHQLLANYVLIDPEEDLDKEFGDGLEKIQSSRTPTHTMNKLKFLHGIGFGENALTMKVLAHLHGTSIELQERFDCFLRVGVEFSKLCRMIRSTPKVMNQKPETIEQKVNFLRQEMGISLQYLDIFPGFLCFDLENRIKPRYRFHVWLAEKGFCTKTYSIASIVATSEKNFVARLSTIHPDAPKRWSEQYSNRKPLGS comes from the coding sequence ATGCCCATCCCCAAGTCTCTGTTCACCATCCTCACCCACCACTTCTCTACCACCAGAAAGCTCCCAAACCTTTCCAAGATCCCCTCCAAGTACAGGCCCCAAGCCATCAAAGAAGCTCAGAGGGCTCTCACGGAGTACCTCCATACCACCAGGAACTTACCCTACACCTTTGCCGAGCACATTGCTAAGAATTCCATGTTTTCGGTCTCCAGCCTCATCGCCAAGCTCGATTTCTCGCGCTCCGATTTCTTCAAGAAGTTTCAGAGGCTCCTCAGGTACCATCCCGTcaatgaatttgaatttttctttgaaagcATTGGTATTTGTTATGGTGAACTTAATGCGTTTTTGCCTGCCAACAAGTTCTTTTTCTCCGAAGATGGGACTGTTTTGAATGCGGCTTGTGCTCTTTCGGGATTTGGGTTTCCGTGGACTAGGTTGGGGAAGTTGTATAAGGACGATGTTTCGATTTTCAGTAAGAGTTCGGAGGAGTTGAAGACTAAGCtatgtgggttcaagggatatGGATTGAGCAATGTTTCCGTGATCGGTATTTGTTTAACTTTTCCGCATGTGTTGGGTGGGGAAGATGAATTGGGGGATGAAGTTGACGCATTGTTTGATGATTTGAAAAGGGTCTTTGTAGATTTTGATTTGGCGAGTTATGTTGAGGGAAATGTGGATGCTTGGTATGAGGTATGTAGGAAAATTCGGGTGTTTTATGATTTGGGATGTGAGAAAGGAACGGCAGGGGAGCTGATGGGTAGGAGCAAGCACGTTTTCCTCGAATACCCAGAAGAGGTTTTGGCCCAAACAGCGGAGTACTTTTGTAGATTTGGTATTAAGGAGGATGCTGGTTTATTGCTACTTCGGCACCCAGAtattttgaaacttgacttggaAACACCGGTGATTTCAGTGCTGGGATTCTTGAAACATTTCGGATTGAACTCAAGCGAATTAAGGTCCATTGGTCAGAAGTACCCTTACGTGTTGGGAAGAAATAAAATGGCTAATTTGCCTCATGTGATGAAGGCTTTGAATCTACACGAATGGTTCTTCCATAGAATTAATAGTGGTAATCATCAGTTGTTAGCTAATTACGTCCTTATTGATCCTGAAGAAGACTTGGATAAGGAATTCGGAGATGGGTTGGAGAAGATCCAATCTTCAAGAACCCCTACTCATactatgaataaattaaaattcttgCATGGGATTGGGTTTGGCGAAAATGCCTTGACCATGAAGGTGCTAGCTCACTTGCATGGCACTAGTATTGAGCTGCAGGAGCGGTTTGATTGCTTCCTTCGTGTTGGTGTGGAATTCTCAAAGCTCTGCAGGATGATAAGGTCAACGCCAAAGGTCATGAACCAAAAACCAGAAACTATTGAGCAGAAAGTGAACTTCCTCCGCCAGGAAATGGGAATCTCTTTACAGTACCTAGATATTTTTCctggatttttgtgttttgaccTAGAGAACCGGATTAAACCCAGGTACAGATTTCATGTGTGGCTTGCAGAAAAGGGTTTCTGTACAAAAACCTACTCCATTGCAAGCATAGTAGCCACAAGTGAAAAGAATTTTGTAGCTCGCCTTTCTACAATTCATCCAGATGCTCCAAAAAGGTGGTCTGAGCAGTACTCAAACAGAAAACCATTGGGGTCATAG